From a region of the Coffea arabica cultivar ET-39 chromosome 3e, Coffea Arabica ET-39 HiFi, whole genome shotgun sequence genome:
- the LOC113735655 gene encoding F-box/kelch-repeat protein At3g23880-like — protein sequence MEKALSHNQTKSMSFLRALSHNQTKSMPFLQNHSPRSSSNAASIRGSNPFRISEHIPPDIIIEILTRLPAKSLRRFECVSQSWLSLISSPDFTEGQLRYRASVDNKSLLVFSKDSEGYSAKYFSINSLLNEKEATDVVQLDHWPAGFTHEYVTNLGSCNGLLCIASISQTSFPWILHARNCNFFLWNPSVGKIKILPNLGTQLNDDCCYVGYGFGYDEVNDDYKVMGIICSRTAQRTLYVYTTKTGIWRRTAENFHGDIPWDCSPGAFVNGRLHWALKKRTNGSDVVSFDLATEKFGMLDGPYHDNSYAYVKIFEASLGMFVDKVEGNSGVCEVWVMKDYGVTDSWTKVFALPWNKNTSMLSCSTVFCRLDDGKFCLLLDGVLGLYNTEDKSFKNLNDFLGSAWIVSATPFIESLVMPSATGIVEMEDNQKNKGKVFFSAVKDTLVKKLSNLLVKFK from the coding sequence ATGGAGAAAGCTTTGAGCCATAACCAAACGAAATCAATGTCTTTCCTGCGAGCCTTGAGCCATAACCAAACGAAATCAATGCCTTTCCTGCAAAATCACAGCCCACGTTCTTCTTCTAATGCTGCATCAATCCGGGGCTCAAATCCATTCCGAATCTCTGAGCATATCCCCCCAGATATCATCATTGAAATCCTAACAAGGCTTCCAGCAAAATCCCTTCGGAGATTCGAGTGCGTCTCACAATCATGGCTTTCGTTGATCTCAAGTCCTGATTTTACAGAAGGACAACTCAGGTACCGTGCTTCTGTAGACAACAAATCCCTATTGGTGTTTTCCAAAGACAGCGAGGGTTATTCTGCCAAATATTTTTCTATTAACTCTCTGTTGAATGAAAAGGAGGCTACTGATGTAGTCCAATTAGACCATTGGCCGGCAGGATTCACTCATGAATATGTTACGAATTTGGGCAGTTGTAACGGGTTGCTATGTATTGCTTCCATAAGTCAAACTTCGTTCCCATGGATTCTACATGCTAGAAATTGTAACTTTTTCTTGTGGAATCCCTCTGTTGGAAAAATTAAGATATTGCCCAATTTAGGTACTCAACTTAATGACGATTGCTGCTACGTTGGCTATGGTTTTGGGTACGATGAAGTTAATGATGATTACAAAGTGATGGGTATAATTTGTTCCCGGACAGCGCAGCGTACACTTTATGTTTATACGACGAAGACTGGAATTTGGAGAAGAACTGCAGAAAATTTTCATGGTGATATCCCTTGGGATTGTAGCCCTGGTGCATTTGTGAACGGGAGACTCCATTGGGCGTTAAAGAAAAGGACCAATGGATCTGATGTTGTGTCTTTTGATTTAGCAACGGAGAAATTTGGGATGCTGGATGGACCTTATCATGATAATTCTTATGCATATGTGAAGATATTTGAAGCTAGCCTCGGTATGTTTGTTGACAAGGTTGAAGGTAACTCAGGAGTGTGTGAAGTTTGGGTTATGAAGGACTATGGAGTAACTGATTCTTGGACTAAGGTGTTTGCACTACCATGGAACAAGAACACCAGTATGTTATCATGTTCCACCGTATTTTGCAGATTGGATGATGGTAAATTTTGTTTGCTATTAGATGGTGTGCTCGGGCTCTATAATACAGAAGATAAGTCATTCAAGAATCtgaatgattttcttggaaGTGCTTGGATTGTAAGTGCCACTCCTTTCATAGAAAGCCTGGTCATGCCTAGCGCCACTGGCATTGTGGAGATGGAGGACAACCAGAAGAATAAGGGCAAAGTATTCTTTTCCGCGGTAAAGGATacattggtcaagaaattatcTAATCTCCTCGTCAAGTTCAAGTGA
- the LOC140038409 gene encoding uncharacterized protein codes for MEEAEVFDAGFSGSNYTWCNNRRGRARIWKRLDRFLINGECADMASAISVVHLSRHLSDHAPLKISFASRLDKGPRPFRFLNVWTSNQELLEVIKTTWSIERAIQQWNKQRFGNVFTVVTEAEVVLARAEGDMANAESEKGLEEAQAELNRALSLEEQVWRQKAQVKWLNSGDRNTRYFQAVVTQRRVQGAIHRVKTSAGMWVEQDEYIAKEAVEYFFDLFSGSVDPNPRSFRHLIRPW; via the exons ATGGAGGAGGCTGAGGTATTCGATGCTGGGTTCTCGGGATCGAATTATACATGGTGTAATAATCGGAGGGGAAGGGCTAGGATTTGGAAGAGACTAGATAGATTTCTTATAAATGGGGAGTGTGCGGATATGGCCTCAGCGATCTCAGTAGTACATCTATCTAGACACCTGTCTGACCATGCCCcgttgaaaatttcttttgccTCACGGCTGGACAAGGGACCACGACCTTTCAGATTCTTGAATGTGTGGACATCGAACCAAGAATTATTAGAGGTCATTAAGACCACCTGGAGCATAGAG AGGGCGATCCAGCAGTGGAATAAGCAGCGTTTTGGCAACGTGTTTACTGTTGTTACGGAAGCGGAGGTAGTTCTGGCAAGGGCAGAGGGTGACATGGCAAATGCTGAATCCGAGAAGGGTCTTGAGGAGGCTCAAGCAGAGCTCAACAGGGCATTATCACTAGAAGAACAAGTTTGGAGGCAAAAGGCTCAGGTTAAATGGCTAAATAGTGGGGATCGAAATACCCGATATTTCCAAGCAGTGGTTACACAAAGGAGAGTTCAAGGAGCGATACACAGGGTGAAAACGTCTGCAGGGATGTGGGTGGAACAGGACGAATACATAGCAAAAGAGGCTGTTGAGTATTTCTTTGACCTCTTTTCCGGATCGGTGGATCCCAACCCTAGGAGTTTTAGGCATTTAATCCGACCATGGTAA